The following DNA comes from Riemerella anatipestifer ATCC 11845 = DSM 15868.
AGTAGATTTCATAGATATGAGAGATGCCGAGCATCGTAGAGAGCTTTACGAGCATCTTAAAAATGAAATGAAACGAGATAAGGCAAAACATAAAATTTTGCCACCTAGTAAATTTGGGTTGATACAAATTACAAGGCAAAGGGTTCGTTCTGAAACGGTGATAGAAACCAAGGAAGAAAACCCAAATAAGGACGGTGAAATTTTAGCACCGGTAGTCATTGTAGAGAAAATGACGGAAGTCCTAAAAGGGCTTATGCAAAAAGAAAAAGGAAGGCTTTATCTACATGCCCATCCGTTTGTGGAGGCTTATCTTACCAAAGGTCTTATGAGTATACAGACCAAATGGTACTTAAAGTACAAAAAGTGGGTAACTATTATCCCGAGAGACTCTTTCAAATATTTAGAATATAGGGTTTACAATAGCCAAAAACAAGAGTTAGCGAGTTTCTCAAACTAAAAAATACAATCACCTTCTCCAGCACGAGAGGGTGATTTTTTATGATTTTTATCCATTTTTCAATATCTATACTTTAAAGTTTACCCTAAATAGGGTATAAAAGGCTAACTTTGTCCCCCTTTTTTAATGAAAAATAGATATTGGTTTATGAATTTAAAGATTTTAGGTTGTTCTGCGTGGTTGTTTTTGTATCCAAATATGGCTTTTCCTCAAAGCAAAGTTTCGTCAAAAGATTCTGTGAAAACAGAGAAAGAAGATTCTAAAAAAAATGAGAGCTTTGAGTCTTACGAAAAGTTATTGAAAGGAGCAGAAACCAAACAAGGGCTACTCAAAATACATAGAATAAAGGATAAGATTTATTTTGAAATTCCTAACGAGGTGCTAGGGAAAGACCTACTCATCGTAAATAAAATATCGTCTGTACCCGCTCCCATCAATAATGCTGGAATTAACAAGGGGATGAACTATGAGAATAAAATCATCAGATTTTATAAAGACACTACCAATAAAAAGGTATGGGTAAAAACTTTCGACCCACAAATTACCGTTAATTCGCAAGATAATATTTCGGCTTCGGTAAAGGATAATTACGGAGAGTCTATAGTGGAAGGTTTTGAAATTAAAACTCTAGGGAAAGACTCCACAGCGGTAATTCAGGTAAATAATGTCTTTGACGGAAACGCCAAAAGTTTTAACAATCTGTTTGATAATATCGGTATGGGTGGCAGTGTAAGAACCAAAGATTCTTACATAGACGAGGTAAAGGCTTTTCCTAATAATGTGGTAGTAAAGTCTTATTTCAGTACCCAAATTTCAGAGGGGAAAACTTCTGCCGAAAAAGCCGATTTAACGGTGGGGACTACCACTAATATTGTGCTATTGCCAGAGCCTATGGTAGGGCGTTTTTCGGACGATAGAGTAGGGTATTTTACGACCCCCAAGATGTACTTTACGGATAGTCAGCAGAAGGTAGAACAGAGAGAACTCATTACCAGATGGCGACTAGAACCTAAAGCGGAAGACGAAGCAAAATACCTTAGAGGCGAGCTGGTAGAACCTAAAAAACCGATTGTTTATTACATAGACCCAGCTACACCGAAACAATGGCAACAAGCCATTATAGATGGAGTGCACGATTGGAATAAAGCATTTGAAAAGGCTGGGTTCAAAAATGTAATTTCAGCGAAATTGCCAGACCCTAACGATACAGAGTTTGATGTAGATGATGTCCGCTATTCTGTAATTACTTATGCAGCCTCCTCTATGGCGAATGCTATGGGCCCATCGGTAGTGGACCCTAGAACGGGGGAAATCTTGGAGTCTGATATTATATGGTGGCACAATGTGATGACTTTACTCCAATCTTGGATGAGAGTTCAAACAGGAATTATAGACCCACAGGTAAGAGGAAATAAATTCCCAGACGATAAGATGGCGAATGCCATTCGGTTCGTGTCCTCGCACGAGGTAGGGCATACTTTTGGGCTTAAACATAATATGGGGTCTTCGTTTGCATTCCCAGTAGAGTCTTTGCGTTCGCCTGAATTTACGGAGAAAATGGGAGGTACAGCTCCTTCTATTATGGACTATGCTAGATTTAACTATGTGGCACAAGAAGGTGATGGCGTGAAACAAATCACTCCGAAAATAGGAGTTTATGATGAGTTTGCCATTAACTGGGGTTACCGTTGGACGGGTAAAAAGACGCCTCAAGAAGAATTGCCAATCACGCAAAAATGGATAGAGAAACATCAAGGAGACCCACTCTACTTCTATGGAGCACAGCAAGAGGAGACGGTAGACCCTCGCTCGCAAGCAGAAGATTTGGGCGATAATGCGATGAAAGCAGGGGAGTATGGCATCATCAATCTAAAGAAAACGCTACCAAACCTCATAGAATGGAGTACCAAAAATGGAGAAAACTACAACGAAGCGAAGTCTTTTTACAATCAAGTGATTAACCAATGGTATGTTTATAACAATCACGTGTTGGCTAATATTGGGGGGATTTACCTTAATCCTACCGTTAAGGGCGACCAGCAGAGTTCTTATATACCTGTACCATACGAAACACAAAAAGAGGCTTTGGCGTTTATAAAAAAACATATACTGACTTTGCCAGAGTGGTTATTTTTATCTCCATTGAACCAAAAAATCCGTCCAGCTAAAAACACACCTAAAGGGTTGGTGGAGCAGTCGCCATACAATGTATTTAGAGAGAAACAAGCCGCTATTTTGTACGGGCTTATGAATGATAATAAGCTCCTAAGAATATTAGAATTTGAGTTTCTTAATCATCAAAAAGTGATGACGGTAGCTGAATTGTTCAACGATTTAAGAGAATTTATTTTTAGTAAATCAATTAAAAAACAGCCTTTGAATATCGCTGAGAGAATGACGCAAAAAAACTACATAGATGCTCTCATTATAGATACGCAGAGAATGTACGAGAAAACGGAAAAGGGCATCTTTAGCCCAATGCCAATGATGTGCGACTATGCTTGTAGCCACACTCATTTGGATAAAGCGGACGAACGGAACTTAGAATTTTATTTTGATGGAATGAAACGATTGTCGGAAGTAGGTTCTGCCAAAAGAGCGGAGTTGATAAAGGTACGAGCAATCATCTCAAAAGCAGTGAACAAAGCCGATAACGATACACAAAGTCATTATCAAGATATGATGGTAAGATTAAATAAAGCATTGGGTAATAACTGAAATTGATAAAAACAAGATATATGAAAACAAAATTACTATTAACTCTTTTGCCAGGGGTATTCTTCGCACAGAATACCATAACCGATACGGTTCAAAACAAAGAGAGAAAAATAGAAGAAGTGGTTTTAACGGGTTTTCAGAAGATTGAAAAAAGTAAACTGACTTCTTCTGTAGGTGTGGTAAAAATGAAGGCTATTGAACAAAAAGCCACTGCTTCTGTGGATCAAATGCTACAAGGTAAAGTAGCAGGGGTAATGATTACACCAGCTTCTGGAACACCTGGGCAGATAGCTCCTGTGCGTGTGAGAGGTACGGCATCACTTTCGGGTTCTACAGACCCACTTTGGGTGGTGGACGGAATGCCTTTAGAAGGAAACCAAGCTCCTGCCTACAATGTGGGACAAGACATCAATGAGCTTAAAAACTATTCTATCGCAGGGTTCAACCCAGAAGATATAGAAGATATCACAGTGCTTAAAGATGCGTCAGCAACCGCTATTTATGGTGCTAGGGCAGCCAATGGGGTTATTTTGGTAACTACTAAGAGTGGTAAAAAAGGAAGAATGAGCATCAATTTTTCATCAAATACTTTTGTGAGCTTAAGACCAGATTTCTCTAGACTTAATCTGATGAATGCTTCCCAAAAAGTAGATATGGAATTGATGATGGCAGAAAGAGCCGACCTAGACAATTATAGAAAAGATAATGGAGCGGTGTCTAGAATTTTAACTGCTAATAACGACTGGGTGTCCTTTAGAAATGGAGGCTTCTCGGCACTTAGTCCTCTTTCGCAAAAGCAAATCAATGAGCTTAGAAATACCAATACCAACTGGGGCAATTTGCTTTATAGAAATGTGGTTAATCAGCAACAAGCCGTGAGTATCACAGGTGGTTTAGATAATTACAGCTACTATGCTTCTTTTGGATATTACGAC
Coding sequences within:
- a CDS encoding zinc-dependent metalloprotease, whose protein sequence is MKNRYWFMNLKILGCSAWLFLYPNMAFPQSKVSSKDSVKTEKEDSKKNESFESYEKLLKGAETKQGLLKIHRIKDKIYFEIPNEVLGKDLLIVNKISSVPAPINNAGINKGMNYENKIIRFYKDTTNKKVWVKTFDPQITVNSQDNISASVKDNYGESIVEGFEIKTLGKDSTAVIQVNNVFDGNAKSFNNLFDNIGMGGSVRTKDSYIDEVKAFPNNVVVKSYFSTQISEGKTSAEKADLTVGTTTNIVLLPEPMVGRFSDDRVGYFTTPKMYFTDSQQKVEQRELITRWRLEPKAEDEAKYLRGELVEPKKPIVYYIDPATPKQWQQAIIDGVHDWNKAFEKAGFKNVISAKLPDPNDTEFDVDDVRYSVITYAASSMANAMGPSVVDPRTGEILESDIIWWHNVMTLLQSWMRVQTGIIDPQVRGNKFPDDKMANAIRFVSSHEVGHTFGLKHNMGSSFAFPVESLRSPEFTEKMGGTAPSIMDYARFNYVAQEGDGVKQITPKIGVYDEFAINWGYRWTGKKTPQEELPITQKWIEKHQGDPLYFYGAQQEETVDPRSQAEDLGDNAMKAGEYGIINLKKTLPNLIEWSTKNGENYNEAKSFYNQVINQWYVYNNHVLANIGGIYLNPTVKGDQQSSYIPVPYETQKEALAFIKKHILTLPEWLFLSPLNQKIRPAKNTPKGLVEQSPYNVFREKQAAILYGLMNDNKLLRILEFEFLNHQKVMTVAELFNDLREFIFSKSIKKQPLNIAERMTQKNYIDALIIDTQRMYEKTEKGIFSPMPMMCDYACSHTHLDKADERNLEFYFDGMKRLSEVGSAKRAELIKVRAIISKAVNKADNDTQSHYQDMMVRLNKALGNN